The genomic segment TGGTAAATCAGTAAAAAGTATAACATAATTAACAGACAGCCACCAATAAAACCAAAATTACCACCAATAATAGAGAAAATAAAATCATTGTGGTTTTCTGGAATAGCAATTGCCTGATTGCCGATACCATTTCCTTGCAGCTGTCCTGACCCAATCGCTTGCATCGACCGCAGAAGCTGCATTCCGTCACCAAGCGGATCCTCTTCTGGTCGTAACCAAGAAGTAATTCGTTTAAATTGATACGGTTCAAATCCTAATTTTTGTAAAAAAGCTTGATTATATAAAACTAAATAAATTAAAGTCGCACCAATTACAGTAATAGCACTAAATAACGGTACTAAGATTTTCCAAGTAACCCCACTAATAAAAACCATACCGATAATAATTGCGATAAACACTAAAATTGTCCCTAAATCTGGCTGAAGTGCAACCAAACCAAGCGGGATAATTGAAATAATTCCTACTTTTAAAAGCAATTGAATATCCATTTTTATGGTATGTAGTTGATATTTTTTATTATGATCCCAAATCACTTTTGCAAGCGCGAGAATCAAGAAGCTTTTCATTAATTCTGATGGTTGCAAGCTTCCAAGCGAACCAATACTAATCCAACTTTTCGACCCTTTTCGTTCGTCACCCACGATTAATACTAGAACAAGAAGTAAGTTTCCTAAGCCGTATAAATAGTATGCTGCCCATTGAAGTTTATCATAGTCGAAAAAAAGTACGATAACAAAGACTACTCCTGTAGAAATAACAATCCAAATAGACTGTTGTAGCAAGAAATTATTTGTATACTGGTCATTAACAAGTCCAGCCACATAAATCGCCACAAGCCCGATAATGCAAAGTAACATCATTAAGAAAATAATTGCATAATCAACTCGAACTGCTTTTTTTCTATTTCTAGCCATGCTACTTCCGCCCTTTTTTGTTTAGATTTCCAAATAGAAAAAAGCTGCTATTCTTAAAAAGAGCAACAGCCTTCATCTATTATAATAAAGTTTATCTAGGATAGGAAGCTTTTTCACTAAATTCTAATCTTCTTTCTGTTTTCTTTAATATT from the Listeria seeligeri serovar 1/2b str. SLCC3954 genome contains:
- the rodA gene encoding rod shape-determining protein RodA, with the translated sequence MARNRKKAVRVDYAIIFLMMLLCIIGLVAIYVAGLVNDQYTNNFLLQQSIWIVISTGVVFVIVLFFDYDKLQWAAYYLYGLGNLLLVLVLIVGDERKGSKSWISIGSLGSLQPSELMKSFLILALAKVIWDHNKKYQLHTIKMDIQLLLKVGIISIIPLGLVALQPDLGTILVFIAIIIGMVFISGVTWKILVPLFSAITVIGATLIYLVLYNQAFLQKLGFEPYQFKRITSWLRPEEDPLGDGMQLLRSMQAIGSGQLQGNGIGNQAIAIPENHNDFIFSIIGGNFGFIGGCLLIMLYFLLIYQIIRVALDIDIPFYSYICAGVCSMILFHVLENIGMTIGLLPITGIPLLFVSYGGSSLLGAFMALGLVLSARYNAPEVNLGEGNRL